From a single Planococcus shenhongbingii genomic region:
- a CDS encoding tartrate dehydrogenase encodes MKTLDLAVIPGDGIGKEVVPEALRVLDAIAEIHGGLAFNYTHYPWSSEYYIEHGRMMPENGLELIKESDAIFLGAVGDPSLVPDHISLAGLLLKIRREFEQVINVRPAKQLRGMVSPLSNPKNFDILIIRENSEGEYSSIGGRVHSGMDEVVVQNAVFTKRGVSRVMEYGFEIARKRGGHLTSATKSNGIAHSMPFWDEVFQEMAAGYPDVKTNSEHIDALSAFFVTRPETLDVVVASNLFGDILSDLGAAIMGSIGIAPAGNINLNGKFPSMFEPVHGSAPDIYGRGIANPIGQIWTAKMMLDHLGEPELGEIILNAIETTLEAGIKTGDIGGKSNTVEVTDAIIAAMKKQAGK; translated from the coding sequence ATGAAGACATTGGATTTAGCCGTCATTCCGGGAGACGGAATTGGAAAAGAAGTAGTGCCGGAAGCACTTCGTGTACTGGATGCTATAGCAGAAATTCATGGAGGGCTGGCATTTAATTACACACATTATCCATGGAGTTCAGAATATTACATTGAACATGGAAGAATGATGCCCGAAAACGGATTAGAGCTGATAAAAGAAAGCGATGCCATTTTCCTGGGAGCTGTAGGAGATCCTTCTTTAGTGCCGGATCATATTTCGTTGGCGGGCTTATTATTAAAAATCCGCCGTGAATTCGAACAAGTCATCAATGTGCGGCCTGCTAAACAACTTAGAGGAATGGTCTCGCCATTATCAAATCCGAAAAACTTCGATATCCTGATTATTCGAGAAAACAGTGAAGGCGAATACAGCAGCATCGGCGGCAGGGTCCATAGCGGGATGGATGAAGTAGTGGTTCAGAATGCGGTATTTACCAAAAGGGGTGTTTCCCGTGTAATGGAGTACGGCTTTGAAATTGCCCGTAAAAGAGGCGGCCATCTGACTAGTGCCACAAAATCAAATGGGATTGCTCATTCGATGCCATTCTGGGATGAAGTATTCCAAGAAATGGCTGCTGGCTATCCGGATGTCAAAACGAACAGCGAACACATTGACGCGCTGTCCGCATTTTTTGTGACCCGTCCGGAAACGCTTGACGTAGTCGTCGCCAGCAACCTGTTCGGTGATATTCTCAGCGATCTCGGAGCCGCTATTATGGGCAGCATTGGAATCGCTCCAGCCGGGAACATCAATTTGAATGGAAAGTTCCCATCAATGTTTGAACCGGTCCATGGTTCGGCACCGGATATTTACGGGCGCGGCATTGCCAATCCTATCGGCCAAATCTGGACAGCGAAAATGATGCTCGACCATTTAGGAGAACCGGAATTGGGAGAAATCATCCTGAATGCGATTGAAACCACATTAGAAGCAGGCATCAAAACTGGAGACATCGGCGGCAAATCCAATACGGTTGAAGTAACGGATGCAATTATTGCTGCTATGAAAAAACAAGCAGGAAAATAA
- a CDS encoding pyridoxal-phosphate-dependent aminotransferase family protein — MLTDQQILRIPGPTPIPPSVNRAMSQPMIGHRGQSTSDMISAIRPKLKRVFGTQQEVMILTGSGTAGLETAVVNTVAPGEEVLVVVTGAFGERFVKICKAYDIKTHLLEVEWGQAADPETVKAFLQKHPEIKVVLSTFCETSTGVLNPVKEMAAAVKEVSEALFIVDGVSCVGGTETKMDEWEIDIVVTGSQKAFMLPAGLSFVAASERAWSKIEANTQPRFYLDLKKHRDNILKDTTPFTPALSILFGLQQVLELLEEEGLEQVYSRHQLMMNMTRAAFKALDIPLLTNDEAASPTVTAVKPADFDSEAFRKIMKKEFGLEVAGGQQHLAKTIFRIGHMGYCSPADMLQAIAAMEIGLIKVGKEIELGKGVQAAQQIYLNEGE, encoded by the coding sequence ATGCTGACTGACCAACAAATTTTACGAATCCCAGGACCGACGCCAATCCCGCCGAGCGTCAACCGGGCCATGAGCCAGCCGATGATCGGCCATAGAGGGCAAAGCACTTCCGATATGATCAGTGCTATCCGACCAAAATTGAAACGCGTTTTTGGTACACAGCAGGAAGTGATGATTTTAACGGGCAGCGGAACGGCTGGCCTTGAAACGGCAGTCGTCAATACAGTAGCGCCAGGCGAAGAAGTATTAGTGGTAGTAACAGGGGCTTTTGGAGAGCGTTTTGTGAAAATCTGCAAGGCTTATGATATAAAAACCCATTTGCTGGAAGTGGAGTGGGGGCAAGCAGCAGACCCGGAAACAGTAAAAGCATTCTTACAGAAGCATCCTGAAATAAAAGTGGTGCTATCGACTTTTTGCGAAACATCAACCGGTGTATTAAACCCGGTGAAAGAAATGGCAGCAGCTGTGAAAGAAGTGTCCGAAGCATTGTTTATTGTTGACGGTGTATCTTGTGTTGGAGGAACAGAAACGAAAATGGATGAGTGGGAAATTGATATCGTTGTGACCGGTTCCCAAAAAGCCTTTATGCTTCCTGCAGGGCTCTCCTTCGTAGCAGCAAGCGAACGTGCCTGGTCTAAAATCGAAGCGAACACGCAGCCCCGTTTTTATCTCGATCTGAAAAAGCACCGTGACAATATATTAAAAGACACGACACCCTTTACGCCGGCGCTATCAATTTTGTTCGGCTTGCAGCAAGTGCTTGAATTGCTGGAAGAAGAAGGGTTGGAGCAGGTCTATAGCCGGCACCAGCTGATGATGAATATGACGCGCGCTGCGTTTAAAGCATTGGATATTCCGCTTCTGACAAACGACGAAGCAGCTTCTCCTACCGTTACAGCGGTTAAACCGGCGGACTTCGATTCAGAAGCGTTCCGGAAAATCATGAAGAAAGAGTTTGGCCTTGAAGTTGCGGGGGGGCAGCAGCATTTGGCAAAAACCATCTTCCGCATCGGCCATATGGGGTATTGTTCTCCAGCCGATATGCTGCAGGCGATAGCGGCAATGGAAATTGGTTTGATTAAAGTGGGGAAAGAAATCGAACTTGGCAAAGGTGTCCAAGCTGCACAGCAAATTTATTTGAATGAAGGAGAGTAA
- a CDS encoding NAD(P)-dependent oxidoreductase, protein MRAGIIGLGNMGGRMAKRLLEQGVEVGIFDLNKDFVRSFVELGAEEAESPADLASKFQYIITVLPNVFIVKETLTGSEGLMKGLKPESLLIEMTTSIPSVTKELSGMLRTEGFRMIDAPVSGGVKKAEDGTLSIMVGGEERDFDEAKPLLSLIGQNIFHVGESGAGHTIKALNNMISATTLAATGEAMALGVKLGLDPNKMLDVINSSTGRSFSSDFKFPNQVLTRNFEVGFTLDLMVKDLKIAMSMAEEEKVPMFISSASFQLWKHAWSQGGGNQDHTAIIKYIEEMFGVEIKG, encoded by the coding sequence ATGAGAGCAGGAATTATTGGGCTGGGCAATATGGGAGGCAGGATGGCTAAAAGGTTGCTGGAACAAGGGGTGGAAGTCGGCATTTTCGATTTAAATAAAGATTTTGTGCGGTCTTTCGTGGAATTAGGAGCGGAAGAAGCGGAAAGCCCGGCTGATCTGGCTTCGAAATTCCAGTACATCATCACCGTTTTGCCGAACGTCTTTATTGTCAAAGAGACGCTGACAGGGTCTGAAGGATTGATGAAAGGCCTGAAACCGGAAAGCCTGTTAATCGAAATGACGACTTCCATCCCTTCTGTCACTAAGGAATTAAGCGGTATGTTGAGAACCGAAGGCTTCCGTATGATTGATGCGCCGGTAAGCGGCGGAGTGAAAAAAGCTGAAGATGGTACTTTGTCCATCATGGTTGGAGGAGAAGAGCGTGATTTCGATGAAGCGAAGCCGCTTCTCTCATTAATTGGACAGAATATTTTTCATGTCGGAGAATCAGGAGCGGGCCATACTATTAAGGCCTTGAACAATATGATTTCTGCTACCACTTTAGCTGCGACAGGCGAGGCGATGGCACTTGGAGTAAAACTCGGATTGGATCCGAATAAAATGCTGGACGTCATCAACTCCAGCACCGGCAGAAGCTTCTCAAGTGATTTTAAATTTCCGAACCAAGTGCTGACAAGAAATTTCGAAGTCGGATTCACGCTTGATTTGATGGTCAAAGATTTGAAAATTGCGATGAGCATGGCGGAAGAAGAGAAAGTTCCGATGTTTATCTCCAGCGCATCCTTTCAATTATGGAAACATGCTTGGTCCCAAGGCGGAGGAAACCAAGACCACACAGCCATCATAAAATACATTGAGGAGATGTTTGGTGTCGAAATAAAAGGATGA
- a CDS encoding SLC13 family permease, producing the protein MKIFENEDFKIYASFAFALLAFAVVYYGLPDAFSYSGKIMTGIIVAGVILWALEPVSLGLTALMILLAMLLFNVADAAVIFSGFASPATYLIVAGMMLATAVNETALIKRMTYKILKRWGSHSNGLLGSIIIIQQLQAFFIPSTAVRSALILPVSSMIIETTGAKAGSNLRKMIMLGVAFGGIISGTSVMTAAIGNILTVELLNRFAGIKITYFQWFFYTFPLWAILIPAIWIMLIKVFPLPKDQQYFPKIEEEMEGKLAELGPVNQREVRCFVILLFIVGLWLAEPLHGMHPSIPALIGVVLMTLPKIGVADWEPVVKINYNTILLISVTLSMGYSFVDSGAADTISQYLSVSWFMSLIQNPLLAVIIVTFLAQVFHKLISNVATAVVVLVPIIISVAQNAGIDPLVTGFATGLSCLFGFVLIVESMPNLLAHSTGMIAQKDFLKPGLYATAISIAATILVASTWWSWIGLV; encoded by the coding sequence ATGAAAATATTTGAAAACGAAGATTTTAAAATTTATGCGTCTTTTGCATTCGCTCTTCTTGCCTTTGCTGTTGTTTATTACGGTTTGCCGGATGCCTTCTCCTATTCGGGGAAAATCATGACAGGCATTATTGTTGCCGGGGTTATTTTGTGGGCTTTAGAGCCGGTTTCATTAGGATTGACGGCATTGATGATTTTACTGGCAATGCTGCTGTTTAATGTAGCGGATGCTGCTGTCATTTTCAGCGGTTTTGCTTCTCCGGCTACTTACCTTATTGTTGCCGGCATGATGCTGGCAACCGCTGTAAATGAAACAGCGCTTATTAAAAGGATGACCTATAAAATCCTAAAGCGCTGGGGAAGCCATTCTAACGGGCTTCTTGGCAGCATAATTATCATTCAGCAGCTGCAGGCTTTCTTTATCCCTTCTACTGCTGTCCGTTCAGCGCTTATTTTACCGGTCTCTTCTATGATTATTGAAACGACAGGGGCCAAAGCTGGCAGCAATCTCAGGAAAATGATCATGCTCGGTGTAGCTTTCGGCGGCATCATCAGCGGCACGTCGGTCATGACAGCAGCAATCGGCAATATCTTGACGGTTGAACTGCTCAATCGGTTTGCCGGGATAAAAATCACGTATTTCCAGTGGTTTTTCTATACCTTTCCTTTATGGGCTATTCTTATTCCAGCCATCTGGATCATGTTAATAAAAGTATTTCCTTTACCAAAAGATCAGCAGTATTTTCCAAAGATTGAAGAAGAGATGGAAGGTAAGCTGGCGGAGCTTGGCCCCGTCAATCAACGGGAAGTCCGCTGTTTCGTTATCTTGCTGTTTATAGTCGGCTTATGGCTGGCTGAACCGCTCCACGGAATGCATCCGAGTATTCCCGCTTTAATCGGTGTAGTACTGATGACCTTGCCAAAAATCGGAGTGGCCGATTGGGAGCCGGTTGTAAAGATCAACTATAATACAATTTTGCTGATCAGCGTCACGCTGTCGATGGGCTATTCGTTCGTCGATTCTGGTGCTGCAGACACCATCAGCCAATATTTGAGTGTAAGCTGGTTTATGTCTTTGATCCAAAATCCATTATTAGCCGTCATTATTGTCACTTTCCTGGCTCAAGTATTCCATAAATTGATTTCGAATGTCGCAACTGCAGTAGTCGTTCTCGTTCCCATTATTATAAGTGTTGCCCAGAATGCCGGAATTGATCCCTTGGTCACCGGTTTTGCAACCGGGTTGAGCTGCTTGTTCGGATTTGTGCTGATTGTGGAGTCGATGCCAAATCTATTGGCTCACAGCACGGGAATGATTGCCCAAAAAGACTTTTTGAAACCGGGTTTGTATGCCACGGCTATTTCAATTGCCGCTACAATCCTGGTTGCTTCTACTTGGTGGAGCTGGATCGGTTTGGTTTAA
- a CDS encoding Fe-S-containing hydro-lyase: MQKKITLPLTDADIDSLKAGDRVLLSGTVFTARDAAHKRMIEQEKEGIPFPIDVEGQVIYYTGPTPAKPGEVIGSAGPTTSGRMDLYTPRLLEKGLKGMIGKGYRNEEVKAAIKQHRAVYFGAVGGAAALIARSIKSVEVIAYEDLGTEAIRKLTIENFPVFVVNDAHGGDIYQEGVAQFRQEQ, from the coding sequence TTGCAAAAGAAAATAACACTTCCATTGACGGACGCTGACATTGATTCGCTGAAAGCAGGAGACCGCGTGTTATTGTCCGGTACTGTTTTCACAGCGAGAGACGCGGCACATAAACGGATGATTGAACAAGAAAAAGAAGGCATTCCATTTCCGATTGATGTAGAAGGCCAAGTCATTTACTATACGGGGCCGACGCCCGCTAAGCCGGGAGAAGTGATCGGCTCGGCGGGCCCCACTACAAGCGGAAGAATGGATTTATACACGCCGAGGCTTTTGGAAAAAGGATTAAAGGGTATGATTGGGAAAGGCTATCGGAATGAAGAAGTGAAAGCTGCCATAAAGCAGCACCGGGCGGTTTACTTCGGAGCTGTGGGAGGCGCGGCGGCTTTGATTGCACGTTCGATAAAATCAGTTGAAGTGATTGCATATGAGGATTTGGGGACAGAAGCGATCCGCAAATTGACGATTGAGAACTTTCCGGTGTTTGTCGTCAATGATGCGCATGGCGGTGATATTTACCAGGAAGGGGTTGCCCAGTTCAGACAAGAGCAGTAG
- a CDS encoding fumarate hydratase, with translation MREIQYQAIVDEVSDMCKRANYDLGDDVYSAFKKALSAEKSETGKEVLTQLIENADIAKTERVPMCQDTGTAVFIVELGQDCHVTGGSLVDAINEGVAKGYDEGYLRNSMIYNPLNRKNTGNNTPAIVHLELVEGDELTLHMTAKGGGAENMSAMKMLKPSDGIEGAKDYILSIVKVAGPNACPPLVVGIGIGGNFERCTYLAKKSLFRPVGERHEDPAIAELEEELLNEINRLGIGPQGMGGSTTALDVKVEVESCHIAALPVAVNLNCHASRHQTTTMK, from the coding sequence ATGAGAGAAATTCAGTACCAGGCAATTGTAGATGAAGTCAGTGATATGTGTAAAAGAGCCAATTACGACCTTGGAGATGATGTCTACAGTGCTTTCAAAAAAGCATTGTCAGCCGAAAAGTCGGAAACCGGGAAAGAAGTTCTGACCCAGCTGATTGAAAACGCTGATATTGCAAAAACCGAGCGTGTTCCGATGTGCCAGGATACTGGAACAGCCGTTTTTATTGTAGAGCTGGGACAGGACTGCCATGTGACGGGCGGCAGCTTAGTCGACGCAATTAACGAAGGGGTAGCCAAAGGCTATGATGAAGGGTATTTGCGGAATTCTATGATCTACAATCCGCTGAACAGGAAAAATACAGGCAATAATACACCGGCAATTGTCCATCTTGAATTGGTGGAAGGCGATGAATTGACACTTCACATGACTGCAAAAGGCGGAGGCGCGGAAAATATGAGTGCGATGAAGATGCTTAAACCTTCCGATGGCATCGAAGGGGCTAAAGACTATATCTTATCAATCGTCAAAGTGGCCGGGCCAAATGCCTGTCCGCCGCTGGTAGTGGGAATTGGAATCGGAGGGAACTTCGAGCGCTGTACGTATCTGGCAAAAAAATCATTGTTCCGCCCGGTCGGGGAACGGCACGAAGACCCGGCTATCGCTGAACTCGAAGAAGAGCTGCTGAACGAAATCAACCGGCTCGGAATCGGCCCACAAGGAATGGGAGGGAGCACGACAGCATTGGACGTGAAAGTGGAAGTGGAGTCCTGCCACATTGCAGCTTTGCCGGTGGCAGTAAATTTGAACTGCCATGCAAGCCGGCATCAAACGACTACGATGAAGTGA
- a CDS encoding CaiB/BaiF CoA transferase family protein yields MLPLEGITVVSLEQAVAAPFATRQLADLGARVIKVERPGPGDFARGYDKTVKGMSSHFVWINRSKESLALDLKQEEAKKVLEELLGKADVFIHNLAPGAVDRLGFSAAELKEKYPQLIICSISGYGTFGPYTNKKAYDLLIQCEAGLVSVTGTEETPSKAGISIADIAAGMYTYTGVLTALIARSKTGKGAVIEVSMLEALAEWMGYPLYYSAYGEEEPKRTGASHATIYPYGPFMAGDQKFVFMGIQNEREWVRFCEEVLKNTDIATDGRFNNNSNRVANKEALKSIIEDVFQQQEANQIIELLEEAKIANARLNTMKELEDHPQLKARNRWSEVDSPAGPLKALLPPVTSDEFDSVMKPIPEVGEHTEAILKEFGFNPGKMQQFTTIDGAGKTT; encoded by the coding sequence ATGTTGCCATTGGAAGGAATAACCGTTGTCTCGTTGGAACAAGCCGTTGCAGCTCCTTTTGCTACCAGACAGCTTGCGGATTTAGGCGCCAGGGTCATCAAAGTGGAGCGGCCGGGTCCGGGAGATTTCGCGCGCGGCTATGATAAAACCGTTAAAGGGATGTCCAGCCATTTTGTCTGGATAAACCGTTCAAAGGAATCGCTTGCACTTGATCTCAAGCAGGAAGAGGCAAAAAAAGTTTTGGAAGAACTGTTGGGCAAAGCAGATGTGTTTATCCATAATTTGGCGCCAGGAGCTGTTGACCGGCTCGGATTTAGTGCAGCGGAACTGAAAGAAAAATATCCGCAGTTGATTATTTGCTCTATCTCCGGTTATGGCACTTTCGGTCCTTATACGAATAAAAAAGCTTACGATCTCTTGATTCAATGTGAAGCTGGCCTTGTTTCGGTAACTGGAACAGAAGAGACACCGTCTAAAGCGGGAATTTCTATCGCAGATATTGCAGCAGGGATGTATACCTACACAGGTGTGTTGACCGCATTAATCGCTCGGTCTAAAACAGGCAAAGGCGCCGTCATAGAAGTGTCAATGCTTGAAGCGTTAGCAGAATGGATGGGTTATCCGTTGTATTATTCCGCTTACGGAGAAGAAGAACCGAAACGGACTGGTGCCAGCCATGCCACCATTTATCCGTATGGACCGTTCATGGCAGGAGACCAAAAATTTGTTTTCATGGGAATCCAGAACGAACGCGAGTGGGTGCGTTTCTGCGAGGAAGTTCTGAAGAACACGGATATTGCGACCGATGGCCGGTTCAATAACAATTCCAACCGTGTCGCCAATAAAGAGGCATTGAAAAGCATCATTGAAGACGTTTTCCAGCAGCAGGAGGCGAATCAGATCATTGAGCTGCTGGAAGAAGCGAAAATTGCCAACGCCCGGCTCAATACGATGAAGGAATTGGAAGACCATCCTCAATTAAAAGCGCGTAACCGCTGGAGCGAAGTGGATTCACCGGCAGGCCCTTTAAAAGCTTTGCTGCCGCCGGTAACATCTGATGAATTTGATTCTGTTATGAAACCGATTCCGGAAGTCGGGGAACATACGGAAGCGATATTGAAAGAGTTCGGATTTAATCCGGGTAAAATGCAGCAGTTTACAACAATAGATGGTGCTGGAAAAACCACATGA
- a CDS encoding acyl-CoA dehydrogenase family protein, with product MAKLNVQERERLREEIRQLCSQYPNEYWRKLDLEREYPYEFVDALTKSGYLSALIPEEYGGKGYGMTEATIILEEINRSGGHAAGCHAQMYTMGALLKHGSEEQKRKYLPEIATGSLRFQAFSVTEDSAGSNTTAIETFAEKTDGGYIVNGHKNWTSRVLQSDLLMLLARTTPTDQVGAKKTEGLSLFLVDLREIREGQPETFVVEPVRTMFNYATNQVFYKNMKIPSDCLIGEEGKGFRYVLDGMNAERTLLAAEAIGDGYFFIEKAVNYANEREVFDRKIGTNQGIQFPISQAYAAIKAADLMRYEAARKYDEGEKYGEQANLAKYLASEASWKAANVCLDTHGGYGFVDQYDVERKFRETRMYQVAPVSNNMILAFLGQNVLGMPRSY from the coding sequence GTGGCCAAGTTAAATGTGCAGGAAAGAGAACGATTAAGAGAAGAAATACGCCAATTATGTTCGCAATATCCAAACGAGTATTGGAGAAAGCTGGATTTAGAGCGTGAATATCCTTATGAATTTGTAGATGCCTTAACGAAAAGCGGCTATTTATCTGCTTTAATCCCGGAGGAATATGGCGGAAAAGGCTATGGCATGACGGAAGCGACAATTATTCTGGAAGAAATCAACCGATCTGGCGGCCATGCGGCAGGATGCCATGCCCAGATGTATACAATGGGTGCTCTGTTGAAGCATGGCAGCGAAGAGCAGAAGCGCAAGTATTTGCCGGAAATTGCTACAGGCAGCCTCCGCTTCCAGGCTTTTTCAGTTACGGAGGACTCTGCGGGGTCTAATACGACGGCTATTGAGACGTTTGCAGAAAAAACGGATGGCGGTTATATTGTCAATGGCCATAAAAACTGGACGAGCCGGGTGCTGCAGTCGGATTTGCTGATGCTACTTGCGAGAACTACTCCTACTGACCAAGTGGGCGCAAAAAAAACCGAAGGGCTCAGCTTGTTCCTAGTAGACTTGCGGGAGATAAGGGAAGGCCAGCCGGAAACTTTCGTCGTTGAACCGGTCCGCACAATGTTCAATTACGCCACCAACCAGGTTTTTTATAAGAACATGAAAATTCCTTCCGATTGCCTAATTGGGGAAGAAGGAAAAGGATTCCGTTACGTGCTCGATGGCATGAATGCGGAACGGACTTTGCTTGCTGCCGAAGCCATTGGCGACGGATACTTTTTCATTGAAAAGGCGGTTAATTACGCCAATGAACGGGAAGTGTTTGACCGGAAAATCGGCACAAACCAAGGAATTCAATTTCCGATTTCCCAAGCGTATGCAGCCATCAAAGCAGCAGATTTGATGCGCTATGAAGCAGCCCGGAAATACGACGAAGGTGAAAAATACGGGGAACAAGCTAATTTAGCAAAGTATTTAGCAAGTGAAGCCAGCTGGAAAGCTGCGAATGTTTGCCTGGATACACACGGCGGCTATGGTTTTGTTGATCAGTATGATGTGGAGAGAAAGTTCAGGGAAACCCGTATGTACCAAGTGGCGCCAGTCAGCAATAATATGATTTTGGCTTTCTTGGGACAAAATGTCCTTGGCATGCCAAGATCTTATTAA
- a CDS encoding GntR family transcriptional regulator has product MEKFRLTEQDRATLQFKVTTKLRELILKGEFKMGERLMQEEWAHKLGVSRMPLREALRQLEVEGLVRIEPRRGAVVTPVSVDDIEEIYQLRALLEGEAVVKSLPFLDTEVIEELETIYKKMLELKADETDMEAYMKLNAEFHRIIREGCPWRRIQGFIETLWKGIPPYTPSLLANHLPESHKEHGLMLQYIKEKDAEKLREVTMKHIIRTKENLIKMIGDK; this is encoded by the coding sequence ATGGAGAAGTTCAGATTAACCGAACAGGACAGAGCGACGTTACAGTTTAAAGTAACAACAAAATTAAGGGAACTGATCTTAAAAGGCGAATTCAAAATGGGTGAGCGCCTTATGCAAGAAGAATGGGCACATAAATTAGGCGTAAGCCGCATGCCTTTGCGGGAAGCCTTGCGCCAGCTTGAAGTGGAAGGTTTAGTGCGCATTGAGCCAAGAAGAGGAGCAGTGGTGACTCCGGTCTCTGTTGATGACATTGAAGAGATTTACCAGTTGCGTGCTCTCTTAGAAGGTGAAGCTGTTGTAAAGTCCCTTCCGTTTTTAGACACGGAAGTTATTGAAGAGCTGGAAACCATCTATAAAAAAATGCTTGAGCTCAAAGCGGATGAAACCGATATGGAAGCTTACATGAAATTGAATGCAGAATTTCACCGCATTATACGGGAAGGCTGTCCGTGGAGAAGAATTCAAGGGTTTATTGAAACCTTATGGAAAGGGATTCCTCCATATACCCCAAGCCTGCTTGCTAATCATCTGCCGGAATCTCATAAAGAGCATGGCTTGATGCTGCAATATATTAAAGAAAAAGATGCGGAAAAACTCAGAGAAGTGACGATGAAACATATTATCCGCACAAAAGAAAATTTGATTAAAATGATTGGCGATAAGTAA
- a CDS encoding class I SAM-dependent methyltransferase produces the protein MAEKMEFDSGIAQEYDKGVRRTLPTYDPMLRLSQTFLRANLAKDASLLIIGGGGGNELKAFGPLNPGWTFTAVDPAKAMLEVAKMKTQELDMEKRVEFIHGTIADVPDEAAFDGATCILVLHFIAKVEDKLALLKKLRSHLKPDSPFVLVSKVGDAEDPEFKELVSLWKNYWLDTTRMTEEQVEALMKGTLTESVIPEEKLREVLIEAGFHRIANFFKTNHFGGWICYAK, from the coding sequence ATGGCTGAAAAGATGGAGTTTGATTCTGGAATTGCTCAAGAATACGACAAAGGCGTTCGGCGGACACTTCCAACATACGATCCGATGCTCCGGCTTTCGCAGACGTTCCTGCGTGCCAATCTGGCTAAAGACGCTTCTCTTCTGATTATCGGAGGAGGCGGCGGAAATGAACTGAAAGCGTTCGGTCCGCTAAATCCAGGCTGGACTTTCACCGCGGTGGATCCGGCAAAAGCGATGCTTGAAGTGGCAAAGATGAAAACACAGGAGCTGGATATGGAAAAGCGGGTGGAATTCATCCATGGGACTATAGCCGATGTGCCTGATGAAGCAGCCTTTGACGGTGCAACTTGCATCCTTGTTCTCCACTTTATAGCCAAAGTCGAGGACAAGCTTGCACTTCTTAAGAAATTAAGATCACATTTAAAGCCGGATTCCCCTTTTGTGCTGGTCTCAAAGGTCGGAGATGCAGAAGACCCCGAGTTCAAGGAGCTAGTTTCGTTATGGAAAAATTACTGGCTCGATACGACCCGTATGACGGAAGAACAAGTGGAGGCTTTGATGAAAGGAACACTGACGGAATCGGTTATTCCCGAAGAAAAGCTGAGGGAAGTGCTGATAGAAGCCGGGTTCCACCGGATTGCAAACTTTTTCAAAACCAATCATTTTGGCGGCTGGATATGCTACGCCAAGTAA